From the genome of Solanum lycopersicum chromosome 12, SLM_r2.1:
ttaatattctcatcactagcatcgaacctcctcatcattttgtgcaacatatcctcaactcgcgccatactatctccaccatccctaggagtaacttcacgattttgaggagggacatagggcccattcctatcatttctgttaccgtagttacccctgttgaatttgttatcgcggttgtagtttccatctcggacataatgactctcacggttgtagttaccatagttctgaccttggttcccttgaccttggcgtcaattatcctgatttgagccttgggcgcttggtcgaaaaccccccgtctagtgtcctccgcataatagcattcatcattaggaggtagtggtttagccaagtagttgactgcatttatcttttctgcatcctagtgacatgttttagtaccaacccaagctcagttctcatctgagcgaTTTCTTCGCGAAtttcatctgtggctgggttgtgagtggactgcactacgaaggtgtttctccctgtatcagactttctagtactccaagctttgttattccaggagattttctctaatttttcagcaatctcagcacaAGGGcattccccataagatccacctgcaaTAGTGTCcaataccgctttattattatcatcctgtccccgatagaagaattccttcagtgactcatcatctatacggtgctTTGGACCACTTATCaggaatgaggtgaatctatcctaagaactactaactgactctcctggtagtgccacaaagttattcactctgtctttgaggtttagtttcttggagaccggatagtagcgtgctaagaagacatcccttagttggttccaagtgaagattgatttgtatgggagctcactgaaccacatagcagcctctttCGTTagagagagaggaaacactctgagacctattacatctaaatccaaatcaggcctccctacacagcttttacacactgcccttaccttagctatatgggcatgtggatcctcaaagGGTAGCcgtgaaaacaaacctctggcagtgatcatttgcatcaggctactagttaccacaaaagtgtggcctgtgggtagaggaggcaaaaccagtggcccatcggagtcttcTATTTTATCATAGCCTATGTAGTAGCTTGGAACCGTGGAgcaggattttgtcccctctgttggtgttcacccggagcatcgggtaacaactgaccatgaacatcaatcagagctgggatgttctggttcgggtcatcatcatttattcccaagtttcgattcatattgcgcagtgtacgctctaatttgTGATCGCGAGGAAACAAAGGTTCTtttcctctctgtgtatttggcatacaaggaggatagttctgaaatcaaaaacaataaaacaaagtagaatcaagaaaatatcaactaaactatagtaataagttcaagttaatctaaaagctataatccccgacagcggcgccaaaatttgatacgctcaaacttacttctcaaataagaagtaaagcggccgtgtcaagtaaataacccaactagtgaggtttggatcgttcccacgaggaaaatagtcttgacttaacttcaacctgttattacttttgtttggtcaatgacttccttggaaagtaaaaaacaataaaagggggggtttctatttctaaatgaatgaaaataactaacgcaattgaaagcGACACTTAaaagctttgaatgttggattttaatcaattaatcaaagtaactagggtttacgtgttccccacgggttcataacttgataattctaactataacaattcttttctagtatcttgcatgcaaagtgataagttatgtatttctaaatccttggtccggcatctagaaaatctcactccgcaccttggtccggctgcgtgtgttgctatcctaacccttatctttacctcatattaagcatcgtatttgatatttgactaagttattacctcgtactgatcaaactagcctattagatagtatacactaaatctatgttgataattcttttcctattatctacctccttggtccggcaagtagcattaaggcgagttctaacattggcaatccgttaaaaagacttctaagtgaaagaattattaatacatgcaagacaccattctagaattgttattttagttaggttttatctcattatttgcctatggttcccacaaccctagttatggagtttagttactcatagtcagaatcacaatattcaaatatattaaataagaattcatgtacttacttcaatgagaaagagtaaaatccaaaagtttgcttgattaatcaccaaaaataacttgcaagaatctcaacgTAATCaaaaatctcacaaaaagtctaatgataatcaaaagtctaacaatacaatgtttattaatacggtgtctaacaatctaagagtctcgcctcaaaaatgagatttttcgaactatttataaaaaataaaaacctaattaaacaaggactctatttgctggaaatctgcaaACACGCGGCTGGgttgacggacctcgcgacggatcgtcatggtcacgacggaccgtcatggactccgtcgtcccatacttatgcaatttcttctactgctgTTCTTTATTACcttcgacggcaagtatgacagacCGCCATAgacacaacggtccgtcgatggtcttcgttccaaaacacttcaactcttggaatatgggtactgggattacttctctaaacttcatgacaaacctgcaggacggaccgtcatagacacgatggactgtcacaagcttttcaaccccacacttggtcagacttccccatcttccttcagcagctgcactacgctgccacctgtggaccgtcacaagcacaacggaccgtcataagctccgtaggtggtctcttctgcatttcttcgctcaaaatctccgcattcatctttggacagatttcctgcaaaacaaagagaaagttatataaaaattagcacaaaaaggcttttggacacactaaacttaaggaaaaaatattaataataccgtgaaacctcGGTATATcagtgatgcttaggaaactctcatcttctttcattcatatgtcgtgcctctagagtcttATTATGTGCTTTCACCTAAATTTTATATCGTGGTTATAGGTATGAATACTCAGAGGGAATCCACAAGAAGGGCCAAAGAAGGCATTGCTAATGTGggagctcatgacaatcaatcTCCTCCACAAGACAACCAAGggcctccacttgaagaagttgATATGGGTGATCAAGTTTCGGTTGTTCCTCCACTGATGACCGAAGGAGAGATAAGGGAAACTTTTCTCAATTTGTCCTAAGCCATGACATATCAAGCTAATTCTGTCACTTCTCATGTCCAAATCATTACGACCCAAGTGAATAGGGAGATTGGACCTCGAGTGCCTCAACATGCTAGAACTATGGCCTCTCATTTGAGagaatttaataaaatgaaCCCACCTATGTTCTTTTGTTCGAGGTCGGATGAGGACCCATAAGATTTTCTGGATGAGGTCTATAAGATTCTCTAAGCTATGGGTGTGACTTCAATTGAGAAGGCCAAGTTGCGAGGCCTATCAACTTAAAGATGTGTCCCAAACTTTGTACACACAATTGAGAGATAATAGATCACTAAGAGGTggtccagtgacttgggagatcttcaagagggctttccttgataggttattTCCTAGAGAGTTGAGCGAAGCTGAGGTGGAAGAATTTatcaatcttcttcaaggaggtatgagtatACTTGACTACTCCTTGAAATTACTAAATTGTCCAAGTATGCTCCATCTTGGTATCAAacccaagggatgagatgagtcattTTCATACGAGAGTGTCTAAAGAATTAGTAGAAGTATGTCGTTCGGCTATGCTTcatgataatataaatatcgCTAATATCATGGTTCATGTTCAAAAAGTGGAAGAAACTAGGCTAATGATAAAGAATAGAGAGGCCAAGAAGGTCAAGTCTTATGATTATGGTTCTTCAAAGAGTAGGCTTGACAGTCAATACAATCCTAGGTTCATGAAGGGGTTTTCCAATCAAGTTCCTTCCACATTTCCCAAGTCATGACGAAAGGGTGTCAAACCCTAAGTCTCAAAATGGAAGAGGTACTAGTTTACCAACTAAGAAGCCAACTTGTAGAAAGTGTGGTAAGAAGCATTATGGTGAGTGCCTTCTTGGGATGGACAATTGCTTTGGATGTGGAAAGAGTTGCCACAAGGTTAAAGATTTCCCTAATGTGAAGGAGCAATACAAGGGAAGTGGACAAGCACAAGCAAGTGGATCGAATGTTGATGATCCGAGAAATAATTGCTTTTATTCACTTCGCTtaaggggtgaacaagagagttctccTGATGTGGTGACCTGTATTTTACAAgttttctctattgatgtttatggTTTAATTGATCTGGGTGctacattatcttttgttactcccttgataGCTAGGAAGTTTGAAATTTTGTCCGGTATTCTAAATGAACCTTTCTTGATAACTACCATGGTAGGTGAGTCGGTGGTTGTAaagagggtatatagaaattgtcctataatgttgcccaatagagttaatcatgttgaattagtagaacttgatatgatcgattttgatgtaattttggggatggattggttgcatgattattttgcttccattgattgaAGAACGagaattgtcaagttcaatttttcaaatgaaCTCGTCTTAGAGTGAAAGGGGGGTAATTCTATTTCTAGAGGTCGTATAATTTCTTGTCAAAAGGCTTTTAAGATGATCTCAAAAGGGTTTTTATAACATATTGTAtgagtcaaagatttagactctgaAAATCCTCCCATTTAGTTAGTCCccatagtgagggaatttcaGAGGTCTTCCCTAATGATCTTTTTGGAATCCCTCCagaacgggaaattgattttggtattgacttgttACAAGATACCAACCCCATCTCagttcctccttatcggatggctccggccGAAATGAAAGacttgaaggctcaactcaaggacttaatgacaaaggcttcattagacctagatttttccatggggtgctctggtatcgtttgtgaaaaataagaatgggtcccttagaatgtgcattgattaccgccaactcaaTAGGTCACTATTAAAATCAAGTATCATCTCACTCGGATTGGcgacttatttgatcaactccaagggtaaatctacttttctaagagacttgagatcggggtaaCACCAACATAGGGTTTGAGGTGAGGATATACAAAAAATGGCATTACAAACTAGATctggtcactatgagtttctAGTAATGTTCTTTGGCCTCACTAATGCCTCGGCggcatttatggaccttatgaataggttttttttgaaagttaactagattcatttgtcattgtattcattgataacatcttggtatattcgaaaaataagggtgaacacatggaccatttgagagtagtattacaagtgcttaaggaaAACCAATTATTTCCCAAGTATAGCAAGTGTAAGTTTTAGTTGAGGTCGGTggagtttcttggtcatatcatctctagtgagatAGTAGAGGTAGATCCAAGGTAAACTGAGGCGGTTAAGAATTGGCCTATATCATTGACTCCAGCTGACATTAGTAATTCCTTGGGTCTAGCGGGatattataggaggtttgtggatgttTTTGCGTCCATTGCTTCTCACTTGACTACCTTAACCCAAAAGAGTGTAAAATTtaagtggtcggaggcatgtgaaagaagattccaaatcttaaaagataggcttacctccGCTCCAGTGTTGACTTTACCAAAGGTTACCAAGGGATTCGTTacatattgtgatgcatcccgagtgggcttagggtgtgttcttatgcaacatgggaaagtaataccctatgcttctagacaacttaaggtgcatgataagaattatcaaactcatgatcttgagttagcggttgtggtatttgccttgaaaatatggaggcattatttgtaaggtgtccatgttgatgtgtataccgaccattAGAGTTcgatatgtgtttactcaaatgGAGTTAAATCTCCAataaagaaggtggttagaattgttgaaagttGAAATGAGTATTCTCTACCACCCTGACAAAGCTAAAGTTGGtacggatgctctaagtcgtatgaccatggtACTTTGTCTTAAATGGAAGAAGCCAAGAaatacctagtgaaagatgttcttAAGTTGGTTTGTTTGGgtgttagattggaagattctccgaatggtggttttatggttcatcataactctgaaTCATCTTTgatggttgaggtgaagtctaagaaacaccttgatcaatcattgatggagttgaaggaatcggttcttggtGAGATTAATTAGTCATTCTCCTTAAGGGGATGGTGTATTGATGaatcaaggaaggttgtgtgtgtccaatgttgatgacttgagaaactggattcttgaggaagctcatggttacgtttattccattcatccaggcTCTACAAATATGTATCAAAAActtagagaagtgttttggtgggaaggcTTATGTAGGGACATGGaggaatttgttgcaaaatgtccaaattgccaacaagtgaaagtcgaGCACCAAAATCCAAGTGATTTACTTCAATAAATACAAGTTCTCACTTAaaagtgggaagacattaatatggacttcgtggtagGTTTTCCTTGGAAACAAAGGAAAAATGACTCTacatgggtggttgtggataggttgaccaaattcGCTCATTTTATCCCCATCAGGTCCACTTAATCGGCGGAGGATTATGGAAGGATATTTGTATATGAGTTTGTGTGTCGTCATGGTATTCCTtaatccatcatatcggataggggtgcacaattcgcatctaggttttggaggtcattccagaAAAGGTTGGTACAAAGGTGAAGTTaggcaccacttttcatccttAAACGAATGGTCAAGCgaagcgtactattcaaacccttgaagatattcttagagcttgtataattaatttcaagagaaattgggataaacatttgcctttggttgagttatcttataataataattaacattcaactatatctatggctccttttgagccttgtatggtaggaaatgtagatctccaattggatggtttgatgTGGGCGAGTTTTCACTCTTTGGtcttgaatttatttataagactttggaaaaaATTCATTTGATAAGGAAGCGATTGAAAATAGCCTATAGctggcaaaagtcttatgccgaccaTAAGAGAAGGGACTTAGAATTTGAAGAGGGAGATAAtgtgtatataaaatatcacccatgaaaggagtGGTGAGatatggaaagaaaggaaagttgagtcctcgttatgtgggtccctatgaaattttgcaaaaagTTGGCAAAATTGCATACGAGCTAAGAttacctagtgaattggctACAGTTCATTCGGAGATCCATgtctccatgcttaagaagtgcatCGGTGATCCccagtccattcttcctattgagggtctaggTGTGGATGAGAACCTCTCATATGAGGAGGTTCTAGTTGAAATCCTCGATAGACAAGTGAAAAAGTTGAGGAACAGGGAGGTGGCCTCCGTAAAAATTCTATGGtcgaatcacctagttgagggagcaacatgagaggccgaggccgacatgaagtctcgTTACCCTCATGTCTTTATTGATTAAGGTAATTTGTTCCTATTAATGATGTAAATTGAATTTGACTTGTCTTATAAAGATGTGCATATTCAAGCTAAAGGTTTTTGCTAAAACGAAGTTTCATGTGGAAATActctttttctcaatttttcacttatttgtgtatttggtaTGACTTTGCCTATATGAAATAAGATTGAGCATGTTTATATGTTGTGAAAGAAATTTTAGCATAAGTCACTATATATGTTGCGTTGAGCTCAAGTTGTTGAGAAGGTAATATCTCATGTTGTGGTTTTAAGCTCTTATGTGGTGCAATTGATGTTTTGAGTTACTTTATGTAAATCCCATGTTTTCATGTTGATTTAGTTGTAAGTCATATTGATTTTTTGTGTTGGTTGGgatgctagtattgagtctatcctttccttccaaaagattttttgtgtcattcggggacaagTGTTCCTAAGGCGAGGATAATATAACACTCCAAAAATCCAAGACCTAGTATAGAGACTCATATGAGTGTATAAAGtttataaaacttttttaaggTCAATAACAATGTAtaaaagtcatttaggaagtttaagagtcaaaacgtcaaggaacgtccatgacgtccgaagACTAGTCAAAAAGGTGCTAGTGTGTCTTAGCCTATTTCACggggttttaagagtcaaaAATGGATGAAGTTTAATAAAAAGGTTTCTAACTCATATAGGGGTAAGTTTAGGGTCGAAAATTTTgtgtacgactccccaaggaccaccctaagagtccttgaggaggaccctttcaTTTTGACCCAAAGCTGTCAAATAGGGCATTGCAGGCAGTGTCCACCTACGCTTGCCATCGATGGGGAATAGGTGAGACGACAGGGTGTCGATGCCTCCGTCATTGGACATTTATCAATTTTGGGAAAATGGAAAATTTGGCAGGTCTCTAAACTTATTGACGGACCTGTAGGACGGTTGGTCCAAAGGCCCGTTGACTGACCTATAGATCGTAGGTCGTGGTCTCATAGGACAGGCCCGCAATTCGCTGTTGAGTTTTAATAAGTtcatttaattaagttagttagttACGGGTTAAGTTAGTGATCAGGGGGTGGTTAATTAGGTTATTAAGTTAACTATATAACTTACCCAATCATAAACACAACTTAACACCCCcaaattcccaaacccaaattgcaattccttctctctactttctctctcccaaagaagaaCTCCATTAAAGGGCTAGGTAAAGGTCATTAGGTCAGCAAGAAGGGTacttttctccatcaatcttcaacAATTAACAAGATATGGGAAATTTTCACCTTCAtaattcctttccccaaaggaTTCTTCCAAAAATTGGttttcaaaagatgatttcatatGGGTTTCTTCCTAATACgaatttgatcttctaaattgtaTTGTCTATGGTTTCTTTTGGTTAATATGATTgtataatgatttattattgtataattatgctagttcttgatgGTTTAACCTAGTATTGTGGTAGAGGTGATGAATTGACCCcaaatccctaaccctaggttatgaactagtatggaattgaattgtattgatGTAGTTGATCTAATTATggtgttaattactattttattgattttattacaCCTATTATTGGTTGATGGTAATACCAAGATGATGACTTTTGAAAGATATTGGGTAAGTCTTGATATCctaaacctttacttcaattatgttggcttgtacttggtgatgaagttcaattgaagtatgtatTTTAGTTGGATTAAGTAGGTGCAatatgatgatgcaattgaaattttttgtttatctaattgtgatattatgcttaagatgtaatgatataagttGTTTATAAAGTCCCTATGCGCCTTACAGTGATATattgatgttaatgtgctaatttCACCTGTGAGGGTTGTCATGAAATGTGTTTTCATTCAATTAATAGTGAGCTAATGACTATGACTATATAAGGAGCTAttctcctatgacctaaactaagttatgattgttaaataaagatatttcaaaaggcactctagcttagcaccgagtgaactagtagtgaggagtgtcccttcccaagtaGGAAATATAGTTttactattgtactcatgagattggagactataatgacAAAGGCATAAAAAGAGTCTGTAGTACatttcctagttcttgaactatattgcctcggtaggaatactagctagtggatccaattagatgttatgtttatgttttggcgctacctttgcaagtagtccacctttttttggtgtagggttccatgacacagATTCCAcgttagctcatgtggtctatgtcggttaaggtaaGATGttcttaaaagtaaaataagtaataaagtgaactctaactaagagGACATAAGGGGTTTGagttagtctaggtaggggtatgggactctacctatacattgcactactTGGTCTTGAGGAATCCTTACAGGTGATTCTTATGTCTTTATGCTCTTATGAAAGAAATGCTATGCTTATATTGAGTCTTCATGTTAATGGTCTATATTTCTAAATATGAGGATGAATACTTATAATGCTACATTATGTAAAGTTAGACATTATTCATTATCCTTTGGTTAATTTGCTTGGTTGAGTGGAGTTATGGGGCTTCATTTGATCTTTGAATTAGTAGACTTGGTGAAGGGTTACGAGTAAGGGCTTTACTTATGTTGTTATGTTATGGACTCATGAACATGCTTTGTGGCTATGACATGATGTTAGAGTTGTATTGGCTATGAATTGTATTAtgttatgcatatgttgacttgGGTTAACTTGAgtatgttggtcttgtgttggaTATGTTTGTATCATAAGGAATATGTGATTATTGTCTTATATGTGTTCTTGGGTTGTGCATGAggtttttcaaagtaattttgCATGGTTTTAtcaaatgtccctttttagcatgatttttatgttgtttgtgcatatattccctttttagcatgatacgctcaaacttacttctcaaataagaagtaaagcggtcgtttcaagtaaataacccaactagtgagtttgggatcgttcccacgagtaaaaaatattttagaattaacttcaatctattactactattgttcagtcaattacttccttggaaagcaaaaatgataaaaggggagtttctataaataaatgaaaataactagcgaaataaaaggagacaaataacagcttcgaatgttggagtttaatcaattaatcaaagtaactagggtttacgtgttccccacaggttcataacttgataagtctaactataacaattctttcttgtgctcatcactagcatcgaacctcctcatcattttatgcaacatatcctcaactcgtgccatactacctccaccatccctaggagtaacttcacgattttgaggaggaacatagggcccattcctgtcatttctattaccatagttacccctgttgaagttgttgtcgcggttatagtttccatctcggacataatgaccctcacagttGTAGCTACCATAGTTCCAACCTTGGCTCCCTTGACCATGGTGCCAAttttcctgattagagccttgggcacttggtaaAAAAACcccatctgctcatttaccgcattggaattctcctcataataacactcatcattttgtggcggtggtttcgacaagtagttgacaacatttatattttctgcacccccagtgacatgttttagtaccaacccaagctcatttctcatctgagccatttcttcacgaatctcatttgTGGCTAGGTTGTGAGTGGAAtgtactgcgaaggtgtttctcctagtatctaacttcctagtactccaagctttattattccgggagattttctccaatttttcagcaatctctgcataaggacactccccataagatccacctgctatagtgtccaacaccgctttattattatcatcctgtccccgatagaagtatttcttcagtgactcatcatctacaCGGTGATTTGGGAAACTTCTCAAGAacaaggtgaatctatcccaaaaactactaactaactctcatggtagtgccacaaagttgttcactttgtctttgtggtttagtttcttggagaccggatagtagcgtgctaagaagacatcccttagttggttccaagtgaaaatgtagttataagggagctcagtaaaccatatagcagcctctcctgtcagtgagagaggaaacactctaagccttattacatccaagtccaagtcaggcctccctatacagcttttacacactgcccttaccttagctatatgggcatgtggatccttagaaggtagccctgaaaacaaacctctggcagtgagcatttgcatcaggctactagttaccacaaaagtatgaCCTGGTGGTAAatgaggcaagacaagtggcccatcagagtctgctatgttgtcatagcctctgtagtatgcttggggccgtggagcgggattttgtcccctctgttggtgttcacctggagcatcgggtaaaaactgaccatgaacatcaaccggagatgggatgttctggtttggatcatcatcattaatttccaagtttctattcatgttgcgtagtgtacgctctaattcgtgatcgtagggaaacaagggttctcttcctctccgtgtatttgtcATACAAGGAGGTTGGTCTGcacaagtcaaaaaaaataaaacaaagtagaatcaagaaaatatcaactaaactatagtaataagtttaagttaatctaaaagctataatccccggcagcggcgccaaaatttgatacgctcaaacttacttctcaaataagaagtaaagcggtcgtgtcaagtaaataacc
Proteins encoded in this window:
- the LOC138340455 gene encoding uncharacterized protein, with the translated sequence MKGVVRYGKKGKLSPRYVGPYEILQKVGKIAYELRLPSELATVHSEIHVSMLKKCIGDPQSILPIEGLGVDENLSYEEVLVEILDRQVKKLRNREVASVKILWSNHLVEGAT